GGAGGAGAAGGCGCGGGGGATAACGATTGCGACGGCGCACGTGGAGTACGAGACGCAGAACCGGCACTATGCGCATGTGGACTGCCCGGGTCACGCGGACTACATCAAGAACATGATCACGGGCGCGGCGCAGATGGATGGAGCGATTCTGGTGGTGGGCGCGGACGACGGACCGATGCCGCAGACGCGGGAGCACATTCTTCTGGCGCGGCAGGTTGGCGTTCCGAGCATCGTGGTATTTCTGAACAAGTGTGACATGGTGGACGACGAGGAGCTGATCGAGCTGGTTGAGCTGGAG
The Desulfatiglans anilini DSM 4660 DNA segment above includes these coding regions:
- a CDS encoding GTP-binding protein, which codes for MSKKKFERTKPHVNVGTIGHIDHGKTTLTAAITKHLAKKGWADFVPFDAIDKAPEEKARGITIATAHVEYETQNRHYAHVDCPGHADYIKNMITGAAQMDGAILVVGADDGPMPQTREHILLARQVGVPSIVVFLNKCDMVDDEELIELVELE